One Paenibacillus sp. FSL H7-0737 DNA segment encodes these proteins:
- a CDS encoding type I polyketide synthase has translation MQQVKKYILEQVAGQNLSQKDAKNLLLEIHNSDNKQNSDVAVIGIACNFADTDSPEAYWNHLENGESCMVEYPEERRKYFSPLSDNAHYAEFLGQKLMSEEEKKESQSVKAGYIKDIEMFDAGFFNIPPREARFMDPAQRLFLQTAWSAVEDGGYGGDRIVGTNTGVYVGRDCTSGTFYRFLTEPDPMHLTGTWEGILASRINYLFNLRGPSMVVDTACSSGLVAIHTASQALRNQECDMAIAGGISVGTSAQGNTEDGSDDVLSSVASTDNIVRTFDKKSTGTVFGEGVAALLLKPLQKALADGDHIYAVIKGSAANNDGASNGITSPNPIAQEEVITKAWEQAGINPETIGYIEAHGTGTLLGDPIEIKGLSNAFRKKTTKSQFCGIGSAKTNMGHLVGASGVAGILKVILSLKNKKIPASLHFEEPNPHIPFTDSPLYVVDRLTTWEKGEHPRRGGVSGFGFSGTNCHIVLEEAPERIESSKEAADEQQMLTLSGKSKEALVRIVDRYNKYLAGSPSASLAQICYTSNTGRGHFDYRLSVVARSVEELRSKIAWVHREGLESIQDQPDIYFGKHKVVSDKKKLKDEGEISESERRILTEKGKQVTLFLTKIHTEPEMVNPYHQLGKLYVEGAMIDWSILYQGQAIQKVSLPVYPFERTPYWGEIKVSKLKVAAEPVKEGNYPLIDRCILKSYKQEIYSVSLNTEKHWVLKDHMLFGTCIVPGTAYVEIAREIGKRYYPNGGLELKDIIFLSPVSVREEENKEVQFIVQRERDHLHLIVASEAKQEEEAAGTWTAHMEVDIYPMSDVQDVFYPLEQLQNQSGRRELIVDNDALTNKSGRVTFGPRWLNVVQVYLGEKDVVAELNIPEAFVSDLEQYGLHPGMLDNAVNAATQSFGEGMYLPLSYKNFKFYRAMPERFYTHIRKIEKESKNKETIKFNISLTDMNGKVFAEIEEYTIKRIQVKQFKESNQLHHYYKTSWVAAPIMEEAPAFASGEKILILKQDSEFTRSLMAELHNKGMSIVESQWGEAYEQIDDNHIIIDGTESGYRRMFEDLAGSGTLKIIHTLSLAGEQQINELFELKQAVKQGVDSLYHLSRAYVQSKVKQEFELIILTDNAHEVNGEERVIHPHNAALLGLSKVVAQEFPELSCRSIEIDPNTSVERVIAEIGTTAPSFRVAYRENERYTEQLGHVDWDQVKSEPVEITANGVYVITGGTGGIGLALARHLASKQPVRLGLINRSQLPDKADWATIIEQGEQQTLVNKLLKIQEIEKLGSEVLCFSADLSNEDEVTEALSTLRHKFGRINGVFHGAGVAGDGFLIRKEKGNFDEVIHPKLYGTWLLDHLTREDQLDFFISFSSIATLFGSRGQGDYTAANSYLDTFSSQRRRVAGKTATVNWPAWSEVGMAVDYNISEDVVLFRSVNNERAFEVISQLLETDLSNVIPGEINLTLLSAIEPQLPMSLSRSLRKMLSKHQQHAGAAGGSATPQPLGEITFSGKGEDEYTETERTIAYIYARGLNMPVIDIYESFNAMGGDSIMATELLKYIDREYPDLVDISDMFTYSNVAEMAEYIDTKRGVIQPSTAPENKDATEEEYLDQLLGQFETGDADMASVLEFIAADLE, from the coding sequence ATGCAGCAAGTTAAAAAGTATATTTTGGAACAAGTAGCTGGACAAAATCTGTCACAAAAAGATGCTAAAAACCTCCTATTAGAAATACACAATTCGGATAACAAGCAAAATAGTGATGTTGCAGTCATTGGGATTGCTTGTAATTTTGCAGATACAGACTCTCCAGAGGCTTACTGGAATCACTTAGAGAACGGGGAGTCCTGCATGGTGGAATACCCGGAAGAACGCAGAAAATATTTTTCTCCTCTAAGTGATAACGCCCATTATGCGGAGTTCCTTGGCCAGAAGCTGATGTCAGAGGAAGAGAAAAAAGAATCACAGAGTGTTAAAGCTGGCTATATCAAGGATATTGAAATGTTCGATGCGGGATTCTTCAATATTCCTCCACGCGAAGCACGTTTTATGGACCCTGCACAGCGACTGTTCTTGCAAACTGCATGGAGTGCTGTTGAAGACGGAGGGTATGGCGGAGATCGTATTGTCGGTACCAATACTGGTGTCTATGTAGGAAGAGACTGCACCTCTGGAACGTTCTACCGCTTCTTGACGGAACCGGACCCTATGCATTTGACGGGGACATGGGAAGGCATACTGGCTAGCCGGATTAACTATTTGTTCAATCTGCGTGGACCGAGCATGGTGGTCGACACCGCCTGCTCTTCTGGTCTGGTGGCTATTCACACCGCCAGTCAAGCCTTGCGGAATCAGGAGTGCGATATGGCAATTGCCGGCGGAATTTCCGTGGGAACCTCTGCTCAAGGCAATACTGAAGACGGAAGTGATGACGTACTTAGTTCGGTGGCCTCCACGGATAACATCGTCAGAACCTTCGATAAGAAATCTACAGGTACAGTATTTGGTGAAGGTGTTGCAGCACTGCTGCTGAAGCCGCTACAAAAGGCACTTGCGGATGGAGATCATATATATGCCGTAATTAAAGGCAGTGCAGCGAATAATGATGGTGCTTCCAACGGAATTACTTCTCCTAATCCAATCGCACAGGAGGAAGTAATCACCAAAGCTTGGGAACAGGCTGGAATCAACCCTGAAACCATTGGCTACATTGAAGCACATGGCACGGGAACCTTGCTTGGAGATCCCATTGAGATCAAAGGCCTGAGCAATGCGTTCCGTAAGAAGACGACTAAAAGTCAATTCTGCGGGATCGGTTCAGCCAAGACGAACATGGGACATCTGGTTGGTGCATCTGGTGTTGCCGGGATTCTGAAGGTGATCTTAAGTCTTAAGAACAAAAAGATACCAGCCAGCCTCCATTTCGAGGAGCCGAATCCACACATTCCATTCACGGATTCCCCACTGTATGTTGTTGATCGACTCACAACTTGGGAAAAGGGGGAACATCCTCGCAGAGGTGGTGTGAGCGGGTTCGGATTTAGCGGTACGAACTGCCATATCGTGCTGGAGGAGGCACCGGAAAGAATTGAATCGAGCAAGGAAGCAGCAGATGAGCAGCAAATGCTGACGTTATCCGGTAAAAGCAAAGAAGCGTTGGTGCGTATTGTCGATCGCTACAATAAATACTTAGCAGGTTCACCATCGGCCAGTCTAGCCCAAATCTGCTACACCTCTAATACTGGCCGCGGGCATTTCGATTACAGATTGTCTGTTGTTGCCCGAAGCGTAGAGGAGCTTCGCAGCAAAATAGCCTGGGTACACCGCGAAGGCTTAGAATCAATCCAAGATCAGCCGGATATCTATTTTGGCAAACATAAGGTGGTCTCTGATAAGAAGAAGCTGAAGGATGAAGGTGAAATTTCTGAAAGCGAGAGACGGATTCTTACGGAGAAAGGGAAGCAAGTTACCCTATTTCTAACGAAAATCCATACGGAGCCTGAGATGGTTAATCCCTACCACCAGCTAGGAAAGCTCTACGTAGAAGGAGCTATGATCGACTGGTCTATCTTGTATCAAGGTCAGGCGATACAGAAGGTGAGTCTACCGGTATATCCATTTGAACGAACTCCTTACTGGGGAGAGATTAAGGTCAGTAAGTTGAAGGTAGCAGCGGAACCTGTGAAAGAGGGGAATTATCCTTTGATTGACCGCTGTATTCTCAAGTCCTACAAACAGGAGATTTATTCGGTCTCTCTAAACACAGAAAAGCACTGGGTGCTGAAGGACCACATGCTATTTGGTACCTGCATCGTACCAGGCACCGCTTATGTGGAAATTGCCAGAGAAATTGGGAAAAGATATTATCCGAACGGCGGTCTGGAACTGAAGGATATCATCTTCCTTTCCCCAGTTTCGGTAAGAGAAGAAGAGAACAAAGAAGTACAGTTTATCGTGCAGAGGGAACGGGATCATCTCCACCTGATCGTAGCGAGTGAAGCGAAGCAGGAGGAAGAAGCTGCTGGAACGTGGACCGCCCATATGGAGGTAGATATTTATCCGATGTCTGATGTCCAAGATGTATTTTATCCTCTGGAGCAATTACAAAATCAGAGCGGACGCCGTGAGTTGATTGTCGATAATGATGCATTAACGAACAAGAGTGGCAGAGTTACCTTCGGTCCAAGATGGCTGAATGTAGTGCAAGTCTACTTAGGAGAAAAGGATGTTGTTGCCGAGCTGAACATTCCCGAAGCCTTCGTTTCGGATTTGGAGCAGTATGGATTACATCCCGGCATGCTCGACAATGCCGTTAATGCCGCTACACAAAGCTTCGGTGAGGGTATGTATCTTCCTCTCTCCTATAAGAACTTCAAGTTTTATAGAGCAATGCCTGAACGCTTCTATACCCATATCCGCAAAATTGAGAAAGAGTCTAAGAACAAAGAAACTATCAAATTTAATATTTCTTTGACAGATATGAACGGCAAAGTATTCGCAGAAATCGAAGAGTACACGATTAAGCGAATTCAAGTGAAACAATTTAAAGAATCGAACCAGCTTCATCATTACTACAAAACATCATGGGTAGCTGCTCCGATCATGGAAGAAGCTCCAGCTTTCGCTTCCGGAGAAAAGATTCTCATTCTTAAACAAGATTCAGAATTTACGCGGTCACTAATGGCAGAATTGCATAATAAGGGCATGAGCATCGTTGAATCGCAGTGGGGAGAGGCTTATGAGCAGATCGATGATAACCATATCATCATTGATGGTACGGAGTCTGGATATCGCCGGATGTTCGAAGATCTGGCTGGTAGTGGAACTCTTAAAATCATTCATACCTTGTCATTAGCTGGAGAACAACAAATCAATGAACTCTTTGAACTGAAGCAAGCCGTGAAGCAAGGGGTAGACAGCCTTTACCATTTGAGCCGAGCGTATGTTCAGAGCAAAGTAAAACAGGAATTTGAACTTATCATTCTTACAGATAATGCTCATGAAGTGAATGGGGAAGAACGTGTTATTCATCCGCATAATGCTGCATTGCTAGGCTTATCGAAGGTAGTGGCTCAGGAGTTCCCGGAACTTTCCTGCCGCAGTATCGAAATAGACCCGAACACTTCGGTTGAACGTGTTATTGCTGAGATTGGAACCACAGCTCCAAGCTTTCGGGTAGCTTATCGTGAGAACGAGCGATATACCGAGCAATTGGGCCATGTGGATTGGGATCAAGTCAAGTCGGAGCCGGTGGAGATTACGGCTAATGGTGTCTATGTGATCACTGGAGGTACTGGTGGAATCGGGTTGGCACTGGCACGCCATTTGGCCTCCAAACAGCCGGTTCGTTTAGGCTTAATTAACCGGTCACAGCTGCCAGATAAAGCAGACTGGGCAACTATTATCGAACAAGGCGAACAACAGACCCTTGTCAACAAATTATTGAAGATCCAAGAAATTGAGAAGCTGGGATCCGAAGTGTTGTGCTTCAGTGCTGATCTTAGTAACGAAGATGAGGTAACGGAAGCTTTAAGTACCTTGCGTCATAAGTTCGGAAGAATCAACGGAGTATTCCATGGGGCAGGTGTAGCTGGTGACGGATTCCTAATTCGCAAAGAGAAGGGAAACTTTGATGAAGTTATTCATCCGAAGCTGTATGGAACGTGGCTGCTGGATCATTTGACAAGGGAAGATCAATTAGATTTCTTCATCAGCTTCTCTTCCATCGCTACCTTGTTCGGTTCAAGAGGTCAAGGCGATTACACAGCAGCCAACAGCTATCTGGATACATTCTCCTCCCAGCGCCGCAGAGTGGCAGGCAAAACAGCCACAGTAAACTGGCCAGCTTGGAGTGAGGTCGGAATGGCAGTAGACTACAACATTTCTGAGGATGTAGTGCTCTTCCGATCCGTGAATAATGAGCGGGCTTTTGAAGTGATCAGCCAGCTCCTAGAAACGGATCTATCCAATGTGATCCCTGGTGAAATCAATCTTACGCTACTCTCAGCGATCGAGCCGCAATTACCGATGAGTCTGTCTCGCTCTTTACGAAAAATGCTCAGCAAACATCAGCAGCATGCGGGGGCGGCAGGGGGTTCCGCAACACCACAACCTCTTGGAGAAATCACCTTTAGTGGGAAGGGTGAAGATGAATACACCGAGACTGAACGCACCATTGCCTATATCTATGCTCGCGGTCTAAACATGCCTGTGATCGACATCTATGAGAGCTTCAACGCGATGGGTGGTGACTCAATTATGGCCACCGAGCTGTTAAAGTACATCGATCGTGAATACCCAGATCTCGTTGATATTTCTGATATGTTTACCTATTCGAATGTAGCAGAGATGGCGGAATATATCGATACCAAACGAGGGGTAATCCAACCATCTACCGCGCCTGAGAATAAGGATGCTACAGAGGAAGAATATCTGGATCAATTACTTGGGCAGTTTGAGACCGGAGATGCGGATATGGCTAGTGTCCTTGAGTTTATCGCCGCAGATTTGGAGTAA
- a CDS encoding type I polyketide synthase — translation MANNDFKFESGRRKRDTEASRPGTNRTDQGSRRDIAVIGLSCQFGSSKNRYEYWDALSTGKDQIGPYPQERRADAENYLRHFMNADDAKKLNFSEKAYLEEIDKFDYQLFAISPTEASLMDPNQRLFLEAVWGAIEDAGYGGKKLVGSKTGIYVGYCNISLEEYLRFIEMADPSLFNISIPGNIKSIIASRINYLFDLKGPSMLIDTACSSSLTAVHIACQAIRNGDCDLAVAGGVKLNLIPGVKSENEDIGISASDGRTRTFDDSSDGTGGGEGVGAILLKPLHQAMLDGDDIYAVIKGSAINQDGSSVGITAPNSAAQEAVILKAWEDARVNPNTITYIEAHGTGTKLGDPVEMNGLERAFRKHTDKKQFCAIGSVKTNIGHLDGAAGMAGMIKAILSLHYKKLPPSLHFKRPNRSIPFIDSPLYINDRLMEWEYEKGPRRCGVSSFGLSGTNSHVILEEAPPVIHKSCASGERLLTLSAKSKEALKALVGHYGEHLLAEPEVALESLCYTANTGRGHYNYRLALLLSDKEELRDLIQILLNQDPENVNSPRIYYGESKLISQLKESREQGEITKEDKHRLTCEAEEWIIRLKQHADTASLAALAKVYTRGAEVEWEHLYEGQEIHKTRAPLYPFTRKRCWIESKGHHERRPASEKTIGHPLLDRCLAKSIDTQIYSTIFSIERHWELREHVLGGHSILPGTSYIEMAREVGSQYYGSQNIELRNVLFTLPLVVDQDEEKEVQTSIRMFADHLEFTIVSKARPESEWVKHAEGFIYPLASGKPKKLDISEIQQRSLHQLIIDDEALAGALVHTGPRWRNIRKLYIGDDEVLAKLEISEAYVDEMKKYYLYPSLLDGAVNAANGTAGEGLYLPLHYEKARFAKAIPGRFYSYLRRKSMSKASDEVAAFDISLVDLDGEVFGEIENYTIKKLHEFETKLQEISGKQSKYHEICWIPKPRDAQLTETQTQPKRMIMLANDSSICQKMSRYLESSGIEVTQVLLGTVFQQIDGRTFILPNTQEGFAQLLQATKHLSADKIIHAWGLSEDESPANVEQVNEQIQLGVISLFHLSKALAGTKRGREMELIVMATEAFEVNGEEQKIHPHHASLFGLAKVISHENSKIPVRCVELDGDESVSAASAEILMPKQEFTSSYRNGVRYVEQFTELQLHRELENGLKIRPGGVYVITGGTGGIGLEIGKYLASFGDITIILLSRTAYPAKGHQPELAKQKLQAGYHRLLDAVREMESCGATVEWMSVDITEEHQLEPTLEHIRAKYGTLSGMIHCAGVAGEGYIIRKEVEEMVRVLKPKVQGTWLLDKLTEKDPLDFFILCSSLTSVFGAPGQSDYTAANAYQDAYSFFRNKQGRKTLTINWAGWNETGMALDYGVSEKAGMFKPLTSAEGILALTTIGSLEHRQVLVGEVNDSIFAESIPFLPVSLSPALNAKYKRSHTSSNNLEQVDNLDAAITIKGKDREALTPTELRIAGIWAKVLGMSEIDIYDKFFEIGGDSLLASHLLKEVEKVYPGVIDITDVFIYSTILEMAGFIESKTVPAVIEGVNVSSSFEDNIDFILERLASGKLAADQAEAYIQD, via the coding sequence ATGGCCAACAATGATTTTAAGTTTGAAAGCGGAAGGCGGAAGAGAGATACGGAAGCTTCCAGACCCGGAACAAATAGAACGGATCAGGGATCCAGACGGGATATTGCAGTGATCGGGCTCTCCTGCCAATTCGGGAGCTCTAAGAATCGCTATGAATACTGGGATGCTTTAAGCACCGGAAAAGACCAGATTGGACCTTATCCACAGGAACGAAGAGCCGATGCTGAAAACTATCTTAGACATTTTATGAATGCTGATGACGCAAAGAAATTAAACTTTTCTGAAAAAGCATATTTGGAGGAAATTGATAAGTTTGACTATCAGCTATTCGCTATTTCTCCTACAGAGGCAAGTTTGATGGACCCGAATCAGCGACTGTTTCTAGAGGCAGTGTGGGGGGCCATTGAAGATGCCGGATACGGAGGTAAGAAACTGGTAGGCAGTAAAACCGGGATTTATGTTGGATACTGCAATATTTCATTGGAAGAATACTTACGCTTTATAGAAATGGCGGATCCTTCTCTATTCAACATTTCCATCCCGGGAAATATTAAGTCCATTATCGCGAGCAGAATCAATTACTTATTCGATCTTAAGGGTCCGAGCATGTTGATTGACACCGCTTGTTCTTCGTCCTTAACAGCGGTTCACATTGCATGCCAAGCTATACGTAACGGAGACTGCGATTTGGCTGTAGCAGGTGGGGTGAAGCTGAACCTGATTCCGGGAGTGAAGAGTGAGAACGAAGATATTGGTATCAGCGCTTCAGATGGCAGAACCCGAACTTTTGACGACAGCTCGGATGGTACGGGAGGCGGCGAGGGTGTGGGAGCCATACTTCTGAAACCTCTGCATCAAGCCATGCTCGATGGCGACGATATCTATGCGGTCATTAAAGGCAGCGCTATTAATCAGGATGGCAGCTCGGTGGGGATTACGGCCCCTAATTCTGCCGCACAGGAAGCTGTGATTCTTAAGGCGTGGGAGGATGCCAGAGTTAATCCTAACACCATTACTTATATCGAAGCACATGGAACAGGCACGAAGCTGGGCGATCCGGTAGAAATGAATGGATTGGAGCGTGCCTTTCGCAAACATACGGATAAGAAGCAATTTTGTGCAATAGGCTCCGTGAAGACGAATATTGGACATTTAGACGGTGCGGCAGGCATGGCGGGCATGATTAAGGCTATTCTTTCACTTCATTATAAAAAGCTTCCTCCTAGCCTGCATTTCAAACGCCCGAACCGGAGCATACCCTTTATCGATTCCCCCCTTTACATTAATGACCGCCTAATGGAATGGGAGTATGAAAAGGGGCCACGGAGATGTGGAGTCAGCTCTTTCGGCTTAAGTGGCACGAACAGTCATGTCATTCTGGAGGAGGCACCTCCTGTAATTCATAAATCTTGCGCATCTGGGGAGCGATTGTTGACACTGTCGGCGAAGAGTAAGGAAGCTCTCAAAGCTTTAGTTGGACATTACGGTGAGCACTTGCTGGCCGAACCGGAAGTTGCACTGGAAAGTCTATGCTATACAGCAAATACAGGAAGAGGACATTACAATTACCGTTTAGCGCTGCTTTTGTCGGATAAGGAGGAACTTCGGGATCTTATACAAATTCTGCTGAATCAAGATCCAGAGAACGTTAATTCTCCCAGAATTTATTACGGAGAGAGCAAACTGATCTCCCAACTGAAAGAGAGCAGAGAGCAGGGCGAAATCACTAAGGAAGATAAACACCGCCTGACTTGTGAGGCTGAGGAATGGATCATCCGCTTAAAACAACATGCAGATACGGCTTCTCTTGCCGCATTGGCTAAGGTATACACGAGAGGTGCTGAAGTGGAATGGGAGCATCTGTATGAGGGGCAAGAAATTCACAAGACGAGAGCTCCTTTATACCCATTCACTAGAAAAAGATGCTGGATAGAAAGTAAAGGTCACCATGAGCGCAGACCTGCTTCTGAGAAAACCATTGGTCATCCTCTATTGGACAGATGCTTAGCTAAGTCGATAGATACTCAAATTTACTCCACGATATTTAGTATCGAAAGACATTGGGAGCTTCGCGAGCATGTGCTTGGAGGGCATTCTATCCTTCCTGGAACATCTTATATTGAAATGGCCCGTGAGGTAGGTAGTCAGTATTATGGAAGCCAGAATATCGAGCTGAGAAATGTCCTCTTTACACTACCTTTAGTCGTGGATCAGGACGAAGAGAAAGAGGTTCAGACCAGTATTCGGATGTTCGCTGACCATCTGGAATTCACGATTGTGAGCAAAGCGCGACCGGAATCGGAGTGGGTGAAGCATGCCGAGGGATTTATTTATCCATTAGCTAGCGGGAAACCTAAGAAGCTGGATATCAGCGAGATTCAGCAGCGTAGTCTCCACCAATTGATCATCGATGATGAGGCCCTGGCAGGAGCACTTGTGCACACTGGTCCTAGATGGAGAAATATTCGCAAGCTTTATATTGGTGATGATGAGGTACTTGCGAAGCTAGAAATATCTGAGGCTTATGTGGATGAGATGAAGAAATATTATTTATACCCATCCTTGCTGGATGGTGCGGTTAACGCTGCTAATGGTACTGCGGGAGAGGGGCTGTACTTACCACTTCACTACGAAAAAGCCAGATTCGCAAAAGCAATCCCTGGTCGATTCTATAGTTATCTTAGGAGAAAAAGCATGTCCAAGGCCAGCGACGAAGTAGCAGCCTTTGATATTTCTCTGGTGGATCTAGATGGCGAAGTCTTCGGCGAGATTGAAAACTATACGATTAAGAAGTTGCATGAGTTCGAGACGAAGCTGCAAGAGATCTCAGGAAAGCAGAGTAAATATCATGAGATTTGCTGGATACCCAAACCGAGAGATGCTCAGCTGACCGAAACTCAGACTCAACCAAAGCGAATGATCATGTTGGCGAATGACAGCTCTATTTGTCAGAAGATGTCTAGGTATTTAGAATCCTCCGGGATAGAGGTTACGCAAGTCCTTCTCGGAACAGTGTTTCAGCAGATTGATGGGAGAACATTTATACTGCCTAACACGCAGGAAGGATTTGCACAATTGCTTCAGGCTACCAAACATCTATCAGCGGACAAAATCATTCACGCTTGGGGTTTATCGGAAGACGAGAGCCCGGCAAATGTGGAGCAAGTGAATGAACAAATACAACTGGGCGTAATTAGCCTCTTTCACTTATCTAAAGCTTTAGCGGGTACAAAGAGGGGAAGAGAGATGGAGCTTATTGTTATGGCTACTGAAGCTTTTGAAGTGAACGGTGAGGAACAAAAAATCCATCCTCATCATGCCTCACTCTTTGGGCTAGCTAAAGTAATCAGCCATGAAAATAGCAAAATTCCAGTTCGCTGCGTAGAGCTCGATGGAGATGAGTCTGTATCCGCAGCCAGTGCAGAGATACTTATGCCTAAGCAGGAATTCACTTCGTCTTATCGAAATGGCGTTCGTTATGTAGAGCAGTTCACTGAACTTCAACTTCACCGGGAACTTGAGAATGGATTGAAGATCCGACCGGGTGGAGTATATGTAATCACGGGTGGAACAGGAGGTATTGGGCTTGAGATAGGTAAATATCTTGCTTCCTTCGGAGATATAACCATTATTCTCTTAAGCCGAACCGCTTATCCAGCGAAAGGGCATCAACCGGAACTGGCGAAACAGAAATTGCAGGCTGGATATCATCGGCTGCTAGACGCAGTGAGAGAGATGGAGAGCTGCGGAGCTACAGTGGAATGGATGTCAGTAGATATTACGGAAGAGCACCAGCTTGAGCCTACGCTTGAACATATCCGCGCGAAGTATGGAACGCTGAGCGGCATGATCCATTGTGCAGGTGTAGCTGGGGAGGGTTACATCATCCGCAAAGAAGTGGAAGAAATGGTGAGAGTGCTTAAGCCCAAGGTACAAGGGACGTGGCTGCTCGACAAGCTTACGGAGAAAGATCCATTGGATTTCTTTATTCTCTGCTCATCCTTGACCTCGGTCTTTGGCGCACCTGGACAGAGTGATTATACCGCCGCGAATGCTTATCAGGATGCGTACTCATTTTTCAGAAATAAGCAAGGTAGAAAGACCCTCACCATTAATTGGGCAGGCTGGAATGAAACCGGAATGGCTCTGGACTACGGTGTCAGCGAGAAGGCGGGCATGTTCAAACCCTTAACTTCTGCAGAAGGGATTCTGGCCTTAACAACTATCGGCAGCTTAGAGCATCGACAGGTGCTTGTAGGTGAAGTGAATGATTCGATTTTTGCTGAATCGATTCCATTTCTTCCGGTCAGCTTATCGCCTGCGCTGAATGCTAAATATAAACGAAGTCATACGAGCAGTAATAATTTAGAGCAAGTTGATAACCTGGATGCTGCGATTACGATCAAAGGGAAGGATCGAGAGGCATTAACTCCAACTGAGCTTCGCATCGCAGGCATTTGGGCGAAGGTTCTTGGCATGAGTGAAATCGACATCTATGACAAGTTCTTTGAGATTGGTGGGGATTCTCTTCTGGCTTCACATCTGCTGAAGGAAGTAGAGAAGGTATATCCCGGTGTTATCGACATTACGGATGTATTCATTTATTCAACCATTCTAGAAATGGCAGGCTTTATTGAAAGCAAGACCGTTCCTGCAGTTATCGAAGGCGTGAATGTAAGCAGTAGCTTTGAGGATAACATTGATTTCATATTGGAGCGGCTCGCGTCTGGTAAGCTTGCTGCGGATCAAGCGGAGGCCTATATACAGGACTAA
- the fabD gene encoding ACP S-malonyltransferase, which yields MGKIAFLFAGQGSQYAGMGKNWVPLYPEAQEVYEEANEAAGFDLAKLTFEGSIEELTRTENTQPVLVAMSVAAYRVYMNRIGAQADLMAGHSLGEISALACAGAISLTDAIRIARKRGLLMQAAAADGAGAMAAISGVDQAEIEKQCSLASRDGCSVAISNINAPSQIVISGNKEAVQSAIEALKSIGGRAVLLKVGGPFHSSLMAPAAERFSEELLKYSFKKGPFGTPVLSNISGRPYEGGEQIVANLVKQIVAPVQWVASMKYLAEQGVTTAIEFGPGAVLTNLMSRTAPEIQTLSFDKSPSLEVIKETIEQVQTVPTSGSRPALSLLARSLGIAVSTRNRNWDQVAYKKGVSEPYKQIQQLQEKLEQEGREPSLSEMKEAVLMLESVFKTKGTPPEEAVERFEQLFAETGTGHLFQDYKVMV from the coding sequence ATGGGCAAAATCGCATTTTTATTTGCAGGTCAAGGCTCTCAATATGCTGGAATGGGTAAAAATTGGGTGCCGTTATATCCCGAAGCTCAAGAAGTATATGAAGAGGCAAACGAAGCTGCTGGATTCGATCTAGCTAAGCTGACTTTCGAAGGCAGTATAGAGGAACTAACCCGTACGGAGAATACGCAGCCTGTTTTAGTGGCCATGAGTGTTGCCGCTTATCGCGTGTATATGAATAGAATCGGCGCCCAGGCGGATCTGATGGCTGGACATAGTCTTGGAGAAATTTCCGCATTAGCTTGCGCCGGTGCGATATCCCTGACGGATGCCATCCGAATTGCCCGTAAAAGAGGGCTGCTAATGCAAGCCGCAGCAGCCGATGGAGCAGGAGCCATGGCTGCGATCAGCGGAGTGGATCAAGCAGAGATTGAAAAACAATGTTCGTTGGCATCGCGGGATGGATGCTCAGTTGCTATATCCAATATTAACGCTCCTTCACAAATTGTGATTTCAGGTAATAAAGAAGCAGTCCAATCGGCGATTGAAGCTTTAAAGAGTATTGGAGGACGCGCAGTTCTTTTAAAAGTGGGGGGACCCTTTCACAGTTCATTGATGGCACCAGCAGCAGAAAGATTCTCCGAGGAGCTGTTGAAATACAGCTTTAAGAAAGGGCCGTTTGGAACTCCAGTCCTCTCGAATATCTCTGGTCGTCCTTATGAAGGTGGAGAACAAATTGTTGCCAATTTAGTGAAACAGATAGTCGCTCCGGTTCAGTGGGTTGCCAGTATGAAATATTTGGCTGAACAAGGGGTCACCACAGCGATTGAGTTTGGGCCAGGCGCCGTACTCACTAATCTTATGAGCAGAACAGCGCCTGAAATACAAACCCTCTCTTTTGATAAGTCGCCATCCCTTGAAGTAATCAAGGAGACCATTGAGCAGGTTCAAACCGTTCCAACATCAGGTTCTCGGCCAGCTTTATCACTGCTAGCTCGAAGCCTAGGGATTGCTGTCAGTACTAGAAACCGCAATTGGGATCAAGTAGCCTACAAAAAGGGAGTATCTGAACCCTACAAACAAATTCAACAACTGCAAGAGAAACTTGAGCAGGAAGGAAGAGAACCTAGTTTAAGTGAAATGAAAGAAGCTGTGCTTATGCTGGAAAGCGTGTTTAAGACCAAGGGCACACCGCCAGAAGAGGCAGTGGAAAGATTCGAGCAGCTGTTCGCAGAGACGGGTACCGGCCATTTATTTCAGGATTATAAAGTAATGGTATGA